The Endozoicomonas sp. 4G DNA segment ACAAGATAGACAAGCAAAAACAGAACCCGAAGATTGCCAGCGACCCGGCATTTAAAATCTACCTGTCCCTGCTGACTGAGACTTTTAACAAAAATCCTACTCTCTGGCACACCAACAGCAAAGGTCGTCAATATCAGGAAGACCTTTCGGCCCTGTTTATAAAAGCCGCAGATCGTGAAGATTACGGTAATGAGTGGTACCAGCAGATCCGCAAGATTCTGGATGGTCAAAAGCCGGTGCGTGTCACTCCACCACCATCTGACCAGAGATCGGCCAGGCATCACTACGATGATGATGACGACGAAGAGGAAGGTTGGTTCGAACTTACGCCCCTTAGAGTAGTACTTGGGGTGGGTGCGATTTATGGCGGATTTCTCACCATTATTGCTTGTTTGGCTATCTTTGGTAGCGATACGGAATCGGCCATGCGGGAACGGCGGCAGGAAGAGGAGCTGCAAGAGAAGTTAGGCAAAGCACTTTACAAACCGGGTCAGAAAGGTGCCAAAAGAAAAGGTGCCAAAAGAAAGGGCTTGAGACCCCGAAAGGGTAACAAACCGGGTCAGCAAGATTCTGAAGACGAAGAACAATACCCGAAACCTACAAAGAAGACCCTTAAGGAGATCATTGACATTAAGAAAACCGTTTCAGACAGACTGTGGGATAATTTAATGTACCGAGTCGGGATTGAGGCCGGAGTTCTGTCTCCCCTTTTGTGCAATATGGATCCGACTGATGTCGCTATACAGATAGCGTTCGAAAAAATCTCCCGATATTTGCATGAAAAAGGCTATATCGTCACAGATGAAGAGAGAGAGCGTCAGAGACAGGCGCAAAGAGAATATGCAGAGCGCTGCCAACGGGAGCAGGAAGAGGCTGCCAAAAGAGGCAGAACGTATAACCACACCAATACCAACACCAACTCTGGAACAACCTCTGAACAAGACCAATCCGGGTCTTCATTCGACTCCTTTTTCGAATTCGCTTATGAGAATTTTCCAAGCGGCGATGTCGAAGGTGGCGCCACCTTTGGTACTGGGACTACTGGCGAGGCTCAGGGGCAGGATGCAGAGTGGGAGTTTTAGTAGCAGTAATTCTTAATTTTACCAATTCCCGCGTAAAGCATCGCCCAATCGGGCGGTGATACAAGCGGTCAGTCCGCAGGACTGATAATAAACATCAAGGTTTACGAAAGGCAATGCTTTCTGTAAAATATTTCGCATGAAGACTAAGCGAGCCTACAAAGAACGATTCTACCCAACACCTGGGCAAACTCAGCTACTTGCTCAGTCGTTTGGTTGTGCTCGATTTGTTTATAACAATACGCTTCGTTTTCGCACTGATGCCTACTACAAAGACGGGAAATCCATATCCCACTCTGAGGTAGAAAAAAGGCTTGTCTCGCTCAAGACAGAGTTTCCATTTCTGGCTGATGTATCCAGCGTGATTCTTCAACAAAAGCTTAGAGATCAGCAAGAGGCTTTCAAGAAATTTTGTAATGGAAAAGCCAAATACCCTAAATTCAAGAAAAGACACTCAAGACAAAGTATCCGGCTAACAAAGGCCGCTTTCAGATACAAAGATGGTCAGCTTTTCATTGCCAAAAGCAAAGATCCGCTGAATATCCGGTGGAGCCGACCGCTGTCTTCTGATCCTTCAAGTATCACCATCATCAAAGATCGGGCAGGCCGGTACTTTGTGTCCATGCTGTGTGAGTTTGAAGCTAAACCAATGCCTATTAGTAACAAGACAGTAGGCATTGATTTAGGTTTGAATGATCTGTTCATCACTTCAGAGGGTGAAAAATCCGGTAACCCAAGGCACACCAAACGCTACGAGATAAAGCTCGCCTATCTTCAGCGTCAGATGTCAAAAAAGCAAAAAGGCAGTAGCAACAGAGCCAAAGCAAAGCTCAAGGTTGCACGACTTCATGCCAAGATTGCCGATTGTCGGATGGATGCCACCCACCAGGCATCACGCAAACTCATTAACGAGAACCAAGTTGTTTGCGTAGAGTCTCTGAACGTGAAGGGCATGATCAAAAATCCAAAGCTGGCAAAGCATATAGCCGATGCAAACTGGGGAGAGTTTGTCCGTCAGTTGAAATACAAGGCTGATTGGGCGGGTAGAGGTCTGGTTAAGATAGACCGTTTCTTTCCAAGTTCTAAACGCTGTTCCAGTTGCGGATTTGTCCATGAAAGTCTGCCGTTGTCTATTCGTGAATGGGAATGTCCGGAATGCAAAACCCATCACGACAGGGACATTAACGCAGCGAAGAATATCAAAACCGCTGGACTGGCGGGGTTAGCCTGTGGAGCGACTGGAACGGGGGTAGAGGCTTAAAAGCCCCTACCTAGGGAAGGCGTGACGAAGCAGGAAGGTTCTTGGAGCGATCTAAGAACCCTCGCCCGAAAGGGCGGGGAGTGTCAGGGCATCATTGGTCTCTGGAGAGAGGCAAACAAGGTGGACAACACATGATACCGGTTATTCTTTCAGGGGGCAGTGGTACACGCCTGTGGCCGTTAAGCCGGAAAGACCATCCAAAACAGTTTCTGCGGTTACTTTCGGATGACTCGCTGATCCAGGAAACTCTGCTTCGCCTGAGGGGCGTTACTGAGCAGAAGCCTGTTGTCATCTGTCATGAATCCCATCGCTTCAAAGTGCTCGAACACAGCCGCCAGATCAATCAGCCACTGGCATCGATTTTTCTTGAACCTGTGGCCAGAAATACCGCACCGGCTCTGGCATTGGTTGCCTTGCAACGGGTGGCGCTGGGCAAAAACGAGCCTTTGCTGGTGCTGCCAGCGGACCATAGGATACTCGACACCAAGGCATTTCAGCAGACACTGAACATCGCTGAACAACATGCCCTGACCGGGGCGCTGGTATCCCTCGGCGTTGAGGCGGAGGAGCCTCATACAGGTTATGGCTACATCAAACGGGGAGGGCAGAAGGGCAATGCCTACCGGATAGAAAGTTTTCATGAAAAGCCTGATCTGGAGACCGCCACAAGCTATGTGGAATCGGGAGATTATTACTGGAACAGCGGTATTTTCATGTTTCAGCCCGAGGCCTACCTGGATGAATTGCAGCGTAATGAGCCAAGTATTGTTGTAGCCTGTCACGAAGCCCTGAGTGGCTTGCATGGTGATCTGCAGTTTCTGCGAATTGATGAAAAGGCCTACGCCAGAAGCCCTTCCAACTCTATTGATTATGCCGTTATGGAACATGCCCGAAAAGGCGTGGTGGTTCCTGTCGCCTGTGGTTGGTCTGATATTGGCAGCTGGACTGCGCTTCAGGCTTGCTCCGAATCGGATAAGAATGGCAATGTCATTAACGGCAAAGCGATTGTCGAGCAATGCCGCAACAGCTATATCCGTTCCGGTCACAGAACCATAGCCGCAGTGGGTGTTGATAATCTGGTGATTATCGACAGTCACGATGCCGTCATGGTGGCTGCTGCCGATCATGTTCAGCAGGTGAGCGGACTGGCAAACCAGTTTCAGGCTGATGCCAGCGGTTCGTTGTTGCAAGAGGAAGAAGTTTTTCGTCCTTGGGGCCATTACAAAAACCTGTCGGTGGATAAAGGCTATTGCGTCAGGAAACTCAGCATTCTTCCGGGAGCATCCTTGTCTGAGCACAGCCATAAGCTGAGATCTGAAAGCTGGGTTGTGCTCAAGGGAGAGGCGCGGGTTTATCTGGATGGTCAGATCCATGACCTGGGGCCGGGCGAGTCGATCAATATTAAAAGCCCGCTCAAACACAGGCTAGAAAATATCGGTAAGGGCACGTTGGAAGTGATTGAAACCCAAACAGGGCCGACTCTCTCGGAAGAAGATATTGATCGGGTCTAGGAGCCTGATTTCACAAAGGCAACGCTGTCGTAGATTTAACCGAGGCCAGGGCCAGGGCGGTTTTGACATGACTGACGCCGGGCAGGGTCAGCAGTTCTTTCATGATAAATTCATTCAACGCCTGACTGCTGGGTGCCATGACTTTTAACAGATAGTCGCCGTCGCCGGTTATTGAGTGGCACTCCAGTATCTGATCCATAGGAAGAATAGATGTCTGGAAACTTTCGGCAGAATGCTTGTGATGGGTTTCCAGTGTCACGGTGACAAACGCCGAGACATCCAAACCCAGTGCCTCCGGGTTCAACTGTGCCACCTGCCTTCTGATGTAACCCAGTTTTTTCAGACGGTTAATACGTCTGGAACACTGAGAGCTGGACAGATTGACCCTGTGAGCCAGGTCTGCCAGAGAGACTCCATCTTCCTTCTGCAGACTATCCAGAAGACTTACGTCGTACTTATCCAAAGATTCAGTCATCGTGAACAGGGTCCTGATATGCAATCAAATTGCATGATGTTGTTGTATTGCTTTTTATGTTGCAACCATTTTGCATGACCACCCTTTTATACTCTATCTAATGTGGAAATGCAGCTCTTTCAATGAGTACTATCGCTCAGCTATAACCATTGAACCAGGGTGCAACCAGCCTTGAGCTGAACAATAAAAATCGAATAAACGTCTGATGTGCCAAGGATTGGCCGTTAGACAAAACAGCGGACTTTACAGGGACAGTTAGCCCGAAGTCATCCATACAATGAGGATCATTTATGAAAGGTATTGGTCATTCTGCACAGGTTTCTGACATCAATCCCATGGGAACAGACGGTTTTGAGTTCGTAGAGTTTGCCTCTGCCGAACCCGCTGCGCTCCATGATTTCTTCACCAGCCTGGGTTTTCAGGCAGCCGCTCATCATAAAGTCAGGGATGTCACTCTTTACCGGCAGGGCGATATCCATTTTCTGGTGAATGGTGATGCCGGCAGTTTTGGTCATGGTTTCTATCAACAGCATGGCCCCTGCGCCTGCTCTTTTGGTCTCCGGGTGGCCGATGCTGAATATGCCCTGGAGCGGGCCTTGAGTCTGGGCGCAGAACAAGGTGAGTCTGAATATTCTGTGGATGGTCGTGAAATCCCCTGTATCGTTGGTATTGGCGGTGCACTGGTTTACCTGGTTGAACGTTATGGCCCGGCGGGTACTCCTTACGACAGCGATTTTGAATTCGTTCAGGATCAGAAAGCAGCGCCTGCAGTGGGTCTCGAAATTCTTGATCACCTGACCCACAATGTCGCCCGTGGCAATATGGACAAGTGGGCCGGTTTTTACGAAACCCTCTTTAATTTTCGTGAGATTCGTTACTTTGATATTGAAGGCAAACTGACGGGGCTGAAGTCCCGGGCCATGACCAGCCCCTGTGGCAAGGTCAGGATTCCCATCAACGAGTCTTCCGATGATAAAAGTCAGATCGAAGAATATCTTGAGCAATATAAGGGGGAGGGCATCCAGCACATTGCCCTGACAGCTGCAAATATTTATGAAGCGGTAGACAGAATGAGGGGATTGGGAGTTAAATTCATGACGCCGCCACCGGACACCTACTACGAAATGCTCAGTGAACGTCTGCCATGGCATGGGGAGAATGTTGAAGACCTGAAAGCCAGGGCTGTCCTGATGGACGGTGCGCCCACTGCAGACGGTGGTTTGCTGCTGCAGATTTTTACCGAAACCGCCATCGGGCCCATCTTCTTTGAGATTATCCAGCGTAAAGGCGACGAAGGTTTCGGTGAGGGTAATTTCAAGGCACTGTTTGAAAGCATGGAGCGTGATCAGATTCGTCGAGGTGTCTTGCAGGAAAACTGATTTTTCTGGTATCTCTCAGGTCGTGGTAGCTGCCAACTTTCGGGCGGCCACGAGCCTGAAATGCAGCCCATCATAAGGAATTTCAGATTGAAGAAGCCCACTCACTATGTAGCCCGCAAACCTGACGAACAAGGTTTTATCGAGTATCCGCCCGAAGAGCATGAAACCTGGCGCATACTCTATGAACGTCAGATTAAAGCGGTGGAAAACAGAGCCTGCCCCGAGTTTATCAGGGGGCTGGACATTCTCGGCCTGTCTGCTGATGAAATCCCGCAGCTGAATGACATCACTGAAAAACTGCGCAAGTGCACCGGCTGGTCCGTGGCCAGGGTGCCGGCGCTGATCTCTTTTGACCGTTTTTTTGAATTACTGGCTAATCGTCAGTTTCCGGTAGCCACGTTTATCCGCACCCGTGAGGAGCTGGATTATCTTCAGGAGCCGGATATCTTTCATGAGATTTTTGGCCACTGTCCTTTGTTAACCAACCCGGATTTTGCTCAATTGACTGAAACCTATGGCCAGTTAGGGCTCAAGGCCAGTAAGGAAGAACGGGTTTATCTTGCAAGGCTGTATTGGATGACCGTAGAGTTTGGTCTGGTCACCACAGATCAAGGGCTGCGCATCTATGGCGGAGGTATTCTTTCCAGTTTTAAGGAAACCCGGTATGCCGTGGAAAGCAGTGCTCCTGAACGTCTCCCTTTTGATTTAATGACGGCTTTGAGAACTCCTTACCGCATCGATATTCTTCAGCCTGTCTATTTTGTTCTCCAGTCGCTTTCAGAGTTGCATCGTCTGACAGAAATGGATCTGATGGCACAAGTGCATGAAGCTATGAAACTGGGGTTATTAGAGTCAAAATTCACACCCAAAAGCCCCTGACTATTGCTGGCACAAGGGGCTGGTTGCTTTACCTCTAAGATCCTGATAGTTTTCGGCACTTTTGTGGGGCTGGCAAGAGAGTGTTATGGAGCCTGTAGAAATCGAAATCAGTGTCGGGCGGATGAACTTCTCCGGTCAGGAATGGGGTGACCCAAATGGCAAGCCTTTGATTGCCCTGCACGGCTGGCTGGACAACGCCGCCAGCTTTGCCCCCCTGGCTCCTTTTCTGAAAGGTGTGCGCTTGATTGCCATTGATCAGGCCGGTCATGGACGTTCCTCTCATCGACCTGAGGAAGCGGATTATGCTATCTGGCATTATGTCGAAGACCTGGTTGGGATTGTCGACACTCTGGAGCTGGAGTCTTTCAGTTTAATCGGACATTCAATGGGGGCCATTGTTTCAGTGATGGCTGCCGCCATCCTGGGTGATCGGGTTGAGAAAGCGATTTTGCTGGATGGCCTTTTTCCCATGCCCAGAAAACCAGAAGATAGCCCCGATGCACTGGCGGCGTATATTCAGGAACGAAAAGCCTTTCGAAAAGGTAAGCCCGTCAATCGTTACCGCTCTTTGGAGCACGCTATTCGTATCCGTTGCCTGGGGCAGTTTCCGGTGACGCGGGACTCTTCAGCCTTGCTGGTGGAGCGGGCTTTATTCCAGGACGGTGATGCCTGGACCTGGCGCACCGACCCACGTCTGAAATTGCCTTCACCCACTCGTTTTACCGAAGAACAGGCGCTGGCCTTTGCTGAACAGATGAGCTGCGAGGCTCACATGCTCTACGCCAAAGACGGCTATGTTGATGCCCTGATCGAGCCATACCGTGAACGTCTTGAACCTATTCAGTTTTATCCGATGGCGGGTACGCATCACTTTCATATGGATGGGGAGACAGGTTCTGTGGCCAAGGTAGTGAATACTGTGATGCATTCTTGATTGGGTCAGGGTCAACTCCCTGTTGGCATCCTCCTCCTGATCCAGTGAAGGTCTTGCGCAGCTTGGAAAAGACGTGTCGCTACAACAAGTGCAGGCAAAGGGGTGGCTCACTGCGTTCGCGCCTTTGCTGCAGGAGTCGGCACCCAATCTTGCAAAATTCCCCATAGTGTCCGATAATGCACGAAAATTTGTTAAATATTGCTCACTATGATCAAGAGAATACTGTTTAGAAATTTCTACTCTTTTGAGGAAGAAACCGAAGTATCATTTGAAGTAGGTAAAAAACCTACTAATTCTACTTATGATTTAGTAAGTGAAGATGGTTCTCGCATCAATAAAGTTATTGGCGTCATTGGTCCCAATGGTTCTGGTAAAACACAATTGCTTAAGCCTTTGCCTTTTTTGGCGTGGTTTGTTAGTAGTTCGTATAAGAGCAGTAGTCCTAAGGACAAAGTTCCATTAGAGGCACATAAGTTAGGTTCCGATAAAAGCACCTATTTTGAAATAGAGTTCATTATAAATGGAACAAGCTTTAGATATCATCTCGAGGCTACAAGGGAGCATGTCATTAACGAATCCTTGTATGTAAAAACGAGTCATTTGTATAGTTACTTGTTCATCAGAGAGCTCAAGGGCGAAAATTATGAATACAAACATAAAGGGTTTGATTTTCAAAAAAATGTAGCAGAAAAAATAAGAGGCAA contains these protein-coding regions:
- the phhA gene encoding phenylalanine 4-monooxygenase, yielding MKKPTHYVARKPDEQGFIEYPPEEHETWRILYERQIKAVENRACPEFIRGLDILGLSADEIPQLNDITEKLRKCTGWSVARVPALISFDRFFELLANRQFPVATFIRTREELDYLQEPDIFHEIFGHCPLLTNPDFAQLTETYGQLGLKASKEERVYLARLYWMTVEFGLVTTDQGLRIYGGGILSSFKETRYAVESSAPERLPFDLMTALRTPYRIDILQPVYFVLQSLSELHRLTEMDLMAQVHEAMKLGLLESKFTPKSP
- the hppD gene encoding 4-hydroxyphenylpyruvate dioxygenase, which encodes MKGIGHSAQVSDINPMGTDGFEFVEFASAEPAALHDFFTSLGFQAAAHHKVRDVTLYRQGDIHFLVNGDAGSFGHGFYQQHGPCACSFGLRVADAEYALERALSLGAEQGESEYSVDGREIPCIVGIGGALVYLVERYGPAGTPYDSDFEFVQDQKAAPAVGLEILDHLTHNVARGNMDKWAGFYETLFNFREIRYFDIEGKLTGLKSRAMTSPCGKVRIPINESSDDKSQIEEYLEQYKGEGIQHIALTAANIYEAVDRMRGLGVKFMTPPPDTYYEMLSERLPWHGENVEDLKARAVLMDGAPTADGGLLLQIFTETAIGPIFFEIIQRKGDEGFGEGNFKALFESMERDQIRRGVLQEN
- a CDS encoding Lrp/AsnC family transcriptional regulator, with the protein product MTESLDKYDVSLLDSLQKEDGVSLADLAHRVNLSSSQCSRRINRLKKLGYIRRQVAQLNPEALGLDVSAFVTVTLETHHKHSAESFQTSILPMDQILECHSITGDGDYLLKVMAPSSQALNEFIMKELLTLPGVSHVKTALALASVKSTTALPL
- a CDS encoding mannose-1-phosphate guanylyltransferase/mannose-6-phosphate isomerase — encoded protein: MIPVILSGGSGTRLWPLSRKDHPKQFLRLLSDDSLIQETLLRLRGVTEQKPVVICHESHRFKVLEHSRQINQPLASIFLEPVARNTAPALALVALQRVALGKNEPLLVLPADHRILDTKAFQQTLNIAEQHALTGALVSLGVEAEEPHTGYGYIKRGGQKGNAYRIESFHEKPDLETATSYVESGDYYWNSGIFMFQPEAYLDELQRNEPSIVVACHEALSGLHGDLQFLRIDEKAYARSPSNSIDYAVMEHARKGVVVPVACGWSDIGSWTALQACSESDKNGNVINGKAIVEQCRNSYIRSGHRTIAAVGVDNLVIIDSHDAVMVAAADHVQQVSGLANQFQADASGSLLQEEEVFRPWGHYKNLSVDKGYCVRKLSILPGASLSEHSHKLRSESWVVLKGEARVYLDGQIHDLGPGESINIKSPLKHRLENIGKGTLEVIETQTGPTLSEEDIDRV
- a CDS encoding alpha/beta hydrolase; this encodes MEPVEIEISVGRMNFSGQEWGDPNGKPLIALHGWLDNAASFAPLAPFLKGVRLIAIDQAGHGRSSHRPEEADYAIWHYVEDLVGIVDTLELESFSLIGHSMGAIVSVMAAAILGDRVEKAILLDGLFPMPRKPEDSPDALAAYIQERKAFRKGKPVNRYRSLEHAIRIRCLGQFPVTRDSSALLVERALFQDGDAWTWRTDPRLKLPSPTRFTEEQALAFAEQMSCEAHMLYAKDGYVDALIEPYRERLEPIQFYPMAGTHHFHMDGETGSVAKVVNTVMHS
- a CDS encoding transposase, yielding MKTKRAYKERFYPTPGQTQLLAQSFGCARFVYNNTLRFRTDAYYKDGKSISHSEVEKRLVSLKTEFPFLADVSSVILQQKLRDQQEAFKKFCNGKAKYPKFKKRHSRQSIRLTKAAFRYKDGQLFIAKSKDPLNIRWSRPLSSDPSSITIIKDRAGRYFVSMLCEFEAKPMPISNKTVGIDLGLNDLFITSEGEKSGNPRHTKRYEIKLAYLQRQMSKKQKGSSNRAKAKLKVARLHAKIADCRMDATHQASRKLINENQVVCVESLNVKGMIKNPKLAKHIADANWGEFVRQLKYKADWAGRGLVKIDRFFPSSKRCSSCGFVHESLPLSIREWECPECKTHHDRDINAAKNIKTAGLAGLACGATGTGVEA